CTGTTGCCCCGCTCGATATCCCTGGATTCAAATCGTTCAACGACTGTGACGGCCATTTCTGTTTCCTATGTAAAGGTCGCCCCGTCTTCGGTATTGCGGGCGATGGTTTCCGTATGGCGGGCGGTGGCGGCGGTGTTGTCGGCAATCTTCTGAGAGACCCCGCCGGCTCCCAGGCCGGACAGGGCTGCCGCGGAGAATGTCCCTGCCGAAGTCGCCGAGGCCAGGTCCAGGGCAGCACCGGCCATACCCACTGCACCCCGCAGGCGAGAAGCCCGTTCTTGTACTTTATCCTGCTCTGCCTTTTCGGTGGCCTGCTGCTTGGCCTTCTGGATCGCGTTTTTGAGGTCTTCTTTGGCCTGGGCCAGCTCCTGAGAGATTCCCTCCAGTTCCTGGTTGAGGGATTCCTCCAGGCCCTCTCGCCGCTGCTTGTCCGCATCCGTAATCTCCCGCAGGCGGTCTTCATGATCCTTTTGGGCGGCATCGCGCATCTGGCGGCGTGTCTGCTCGGCCTCATTCTGTTTGGCTTCCAGCTGGCGGTTGATTGGGTCCATGCCCTCGTGGAAGCTGTCCGTCATCTGGCGCATAAACTCTGCGCCATCCCAATTCTCATCCATCAGGGACATCATCCAGTTGTAGACCTTGGCCAGGGCCATGGCGGTTCCTTCGATGGCTTTCTTCCACCAGGAGACAAAGACGTTCCAGGCGCCCGCCGCGGCTGCAGAGGCCTCGATCACACCGACGACGATGGCGTTCTGGACGAACTCCCAGGCCGCCAGGGCTCCATAGAAGGCCCCGAAGGCGGCCTTGAGGAAGAAGGTCTTAAACTCCAGCCATTTGGTCTCTAAAAACGCCACGCCCTTGGCCCATTGCTCTTTGACGGTCAGCCAGGCGATTCTGGCGGCCAGCCCTAAGTCCCCGCTGGCATAGGCCGCTACGATCCCGCCCCAGGCGTTAAGGGCATCGGACTTCAGGTCGGAAAACTTTTTCTGCAGGGCGCTGAGGGCTTTCTGGCCGACTCCGCTCATGACAACAAACGCCGCAGACAAGGCCGCCACCAGGACGGCCAGGAGCGCCAAGGGATTTAAAAGGGCCATGAGGATGGCCTTGACTCCCTTAAAGACCCCGACAATGGCTCCGAGGACCGTTCTCATCGTGTCCAGGGCAAAGGCCATCAGTTTGAGCGTAAGGCCCAGGCCGATCAAAGCCGTTCCTGCAACCAGCAGGGAAGCCGCAAAGGCCCCCAGGACCACCACCAAGGCTCGGTGCTTGTCGGTCCATTCGGTAATCTTGTTGCTGACCACGGCAAATAGATCCGCAGAGATCGACAGCGGTTTGGAAAGGGACCTGCCGATGGCAAGCCCAACGCCCTCAACGGCCGACCACATCCGGCGCAACGCGCCTCCAAGACCGCTGTCCATGACCTGGGCCGTTCGCTGGGCCGTGCCGGCGGCATGGTCAATGGCGTTAATCAATCGGATAAATGTCTCGGTGGTCAGTTTCGATCCTCCGGCAATGGCCCGCAGGCCGAAGATCTCATTAAAAATGCTGAGTTTTTCCACATCGCCCATGTTCTGGGTGGCCTTGCCCAGGTCCGTAAGGATGTCGGCCAGGTTGCGGAAGTCTCCATTGGCGTTGGAGACAGTCACACCGAGCTGCTTTAATTTGGAGCGGATGGAACTGTCCGTCAGGCGGAGCATGATATTCTTGAGCGTAGTCCCTGCCATCGAGCCCTTGATGCCGACATTGGCCAGGATGCCTAATGATTTGGAGGCATCCTCCAGGGACAGGCCGAACAGATCCGCAACCGGGGCGGCATATTTCATCGACTCTCCCAGATCCGAAAGTGTCTGGGCAGAGGTATTGGCCGTGGCTGTTAGCACATCGGCCACGCGGGTCATATCAGACGCATCCATTCCAAAG
The sequence above is a segment of the Anaerohalosphaeraceae bacterium genome. Coding sequences within it:
- a CDS encoding phage tail tape measure protein, with the translated sequence MAAQAGAIRAGRAFVELYADSSRFVAGLRQAETKLRQFGQNVQNLGMRMTALGTAALSPFAISTKVYKDFDDVMLSVKAVTGATGDEFDTLTEKAKYLGRTTSFTAAQVGSAMLELGRAGFAAKEIDDSIASIMNLARATGTDLAEATNIAAATLRAFGMDASDMTRVADVLTATANTSAQTLSDLGESMKYAAPVADLFGLSLEDASKSLGILANVGIKGSMAGTTLKNIMLRLTDSSIRSKLKQLGVTVSNANGDFRNLADILTDLGKATQNMGDVEKLSIFNEIFGLRAIAGGSKLTTETFIRLINAIDHAAGTAQRTAQVMDSGLGGALRRMWSAVEGVGLAIGRSLSKPLSISADLFAVVSNKITEWTDKHRALVVVLGAFAASLLVAGTALIGLGLTLKLMAFALDTMRTVLGAIVGVFKGVKAILMALLNPLALLAVLVAALSAAFVVMSGVGQKALSALQKKFSDLKSDALNAWGGIVAAYASGDLGLAARIAWLTVKEQWAKGVAFLETKWLEFKTFFLKAAFGAFYGALAAWEFVQNAIVVGVIEASAAAAGAWNVFVSWWKKAIEGTAMALAKVYNWMMSLMDENWDGAEFMRQMTDSFHEGMDPINRQLEAKQNEAEQTRRQMRDAAQKDHEDRLREITDADKQRREGLEESLNQELEGISQELAQAKEDLKNAIQKAKQQATEKAEQDKVQERASRLRGAVGMAGAALDLASATSAGTFSAAALSGLGAGGVSQKIADNTAATARHTETIARNTEDGATFT